In Tubulanus polymorphus chromosome 8, tnTubPoly1.2, whole genome shotgun sequence, one genomic interval encodes:
- the LOC141910133 gene encoding phosphatidylinositol transfer protein alpha isoform-like: MPFLPRIFDFNSSSSDESTESQNPDKQQPSMILEYRIRLPMTVDEHKIARLYAISRSSKTETGGGEGIEYVENIPFTGSDEHDLPDGFNSGQFTRKKIHLSEKLPAFVRYLTPNDYLDVDEKSWNAYPYCKTDITNNFMNDDFMYRIETYHFDADDGTRENAHNLPADELKRREVIHLDIADNSLIDAQDYKPDEDPNIYKSAKTGRGPLQNGWEESCETMCVYKLVSIRFKWWGLQNRAEQILKRVTTRIFLAFFRRLHCWTDEWTDLTMEEVRQFEAETKQQLDEIRQSGAVQGTMEQ, encoded by the exons atgcCGTTTCTTCCGagaattttcgatttcaattcGTCGTCGTCAGATGAATCGACGGAGTCTCAAAACCCGGACAAACAACAGCCTTCGATGATACTAGAATA CCGGATACGCTTACCAATGACTGTTGATGAG CATAAAATCGCTAGGCTTTACGCGATATCACGATCGAGTAAAACAGAAACGGGGGGAGGAGAAGGAATCGAATACGTGGAGAATATACCGTTTACTGGTTCAGACGAACACGACTTACCGGACGGGTTTAATAGTggacagtttacacgtaaaaAGATCCACCTATCTGA GAAACTTCCTGCGTTTGTGCGCTATTTGACGCCCAATGACTATCTGGACGTGGACGAAAAATCCTGGAACGCCTATCCGTATTGTAAAACTGATATAACG aacaattttatgaacGATGATTTTATGTATCGTATCGAGACGTATCATTTCGACGCAGACGACGGAACTAGGGAAAAC GCCCACAACCTCCCGGCTGATGAACTCAAACGCAGAgaagttatacacttagataTAGCGGACAACTCATTAATCGATGCACAA GACTACAAGCCGGATGAGGACCCGAATATATACAAGTCAGCGAAAACGGGACGTGGGCCTTTACAGAACGGCTGGGAG gagTCTTGTGAAACGATGTGCGTGTATAAATTGGTCTCAATACGATTCAAATGGTGGGGTTTACAGAATCGAGCTGAGCAGATTCTAAAACGG GTAACAACTCGAATATTCCTGGCGTTTTTTCGAAGACTACATTGCTGGACGGACGAGTGGACGGACCTGACGATGGAAGAGGTCCGGCAATTTGAGGCTGAAACTAAACAGCAACTCGACGAG ATAAGGCAGAGCGGTGCAGTGCAAGGAACCATGGAACAATGA
- the LOC141909943 gene encoding solute carrier family 35 member F3-like, with the protein MSKSSASSNRDIFMMSNFVDFRNGRSPTRFSPAIPAIVTTDADAVSGHTTAAVVGAKPKSQVQKSRTDLLYSRPTSQVSVTKEDGTSEPPLWGSSSAAKYCVTDRIQRCILGGIFMIVIGITLVSSTQFMWLTFIETDCMAPFFIVYFSLSGMVVFYPLSAGARWIYKRGQLSIRDIVQEDMKLFGPADLRLRSKTILFRCSLFTFLWFVSNYLFIRALTIIIPLDVIILYICSPSFVYLLSWIILQKKFLAIRIVAVIFSISGVVLMAYLDGLVPATSMGGVVMAVTGTAGSATIKVLFKRLMGDASNVQLMLFLSCIAVFNIVTMWPLLTILYFTNAEPLNFRNVTFWYYLTGTSVSSIVFVMLTHLGLKYTYQVFINIGLLLAIPFSAIAESIWQKGSTEHGKALEKPMRVSAIVLIVISYVLVMIPDKWHLYALNVVRWKRKDNDSQQQQQHLQQGTISPMPRSRLRSIT; encoded by the exons ATGTCAAAATCAAGCGCCTCTTCGAACAGGgatatattcatgatgagCAACTTCGTGGATTTTCGTAACGGCCGAAGTCCGACCCGGTTTTCTCCCGCTATACCGGCTATTGTGACCACAGATGCCGACGCGGTTTCGGGCCACACAACTGCTGCAGTTGTTGGAGCCAAGCCAAAATCACAAGTCCAAAAATCGAGGACCGATTTGTTATATTCGAGACCGACCTCACAAGTTTCCGTTACAAAAGAAg ATGGGACCTCCGAACCTCCATTGTGGGGGTCATCATCGGCCGCGAAATACTGCGTCACCGACCGGATACAGCGGTGCATTCTGGGAGGAATATTTATGATCGTAATCGGAATAACTCTAGTCTCGTCAACACAATTCATGTGGCTCACGTTTATTGAAACGGACTGTATGGCTCCATTTTTTATCGTATATTTTTCCTTGTCGGGGATGGTCGTATTTTACCCGCTATCAGCAGGTGCACGCTGGATCTACAAACGAGGTCAACTGTCGATAAGGGATATAGTCCA gGAGGATATGAAATTATTCGGACCGGCCGATCTGCGCCTGCGCAGTAAGACCATTCTATTTCGCTGTAGTCTGTTCACGTTTTTATGGTTTGTTTCGAATTATTTGTTCATACGAGCTTTAACTATAATCATACCGCTCGACGTCATTATACTCTACATCTGCAGTCCTAGTTTTGTGTATCTGCTCAGTTGGATTATACTACAGAAAAAATTCCTCGCTATACGG ATAGTCGCCGTGATATTTTCTATCAGTGGAGTGGTATTGATGGCGTATTTGGACGGTTTGGTACCAGCGACATCTATGGGTGGGGTAGTAATGGCCGTTACAGGAACTGCTGGTTCAGCAACCATCAAG GTTCTCTTTAAGCGACTAATGGGCGACGCTTCAAACGTACAACTAATGCTCTTCTTATCGTGTATCG CCGTATTCAACATTGTAACGATGTGGCCGTTATTAACGATTTTATATTTCACGAACGCCGAACCGCTGAACTTCCGGAACGTGACGTTTTGGTATTACCTTACTGGTACATCGGTATCATCGATCG TTTTTGTAATGCTGACTCATTTGGGACTGAAATATACTTATCAGGTATTCATAAACATCGGTTTACTGTTGGCGATACCATTCTCAGCTA TAGCCGAATCGATCTGGCAGAAAGGGAGCACCGAACACGGTAAAGCGCTTGAGAAACCGATGCGAGTATCGGCTATTGTTCTCATCGTCATCTCATACGTGTTGGTGATGATACCGGACAAGTGGCATTTATACGCGTTAAACGTCGTCCGTTGGAAGCGTAAAGACAACGActctcaacaacaacaacaacatctACAACAGGGCACCATCAGTCCAATGCCAAGGTCGCGGCTACGGAGTATCACGTGA